GATATAGGCCACCGGCTCGCCGGAGCGGCGTCGCTGCAGGTAGTCGGTGAACACCAGGGCCGCCTCGCTGGGCACGATGCGCTCCGGCCAGGTGTGGAGAAAGCTGCGGGGCTTGCCCAGGGCCGCGGCCAGGAGCAGCTCGGCATCCAGGCGCGGGGTCGGCGAGTCGGGCAGTTGGGCTGCGCGCAGCAGGCTGGCGATGATGGTCATTTACTCACCCAATGCCGCAAGTTGATCGGCCTGATATTCAGCCAGCAACGGCTCGATGACGGCTTCCACGCCCCCGGCGAGGATTTCGTCCAGGGAATACAGGGTCAGGTTGATGCGGTGATCGGTGACCCGGCCCTGGGGGAAGTTGTAAGTGCGGATGCGCTCGGAACGGTCCCCCGAGCCCACCAGCAACTTGCGCTCGCTGGCAATGGCATTGGCCGCGGCGCTGGTCTGCTGGTCGTTGAGCTTGGCCGACAGCCAGGACATGGCCCGCGCCCGGTTCTTATGCTGGGAACGCTCTTCCTGGCACTCCACCACGATCCCCGAAGGGATATGGGTGATGCGGATCGCCGAGTCGGTCTTGTTCACGTGCTGGCCACCGGCACCCGAGGAGCGATAGGTGTCGATGCGCAGGTCCGCCGGGTTGATCTCGATGGCCTCCTGTTCATCCGGCTCGGGCAGTACTGCCACGGTGCAGGCCGAAGTGTGGATGCGGCCCTGGGATTCGGTGGCCGGCACTCGCTGCACGCGGTGCGCGCCGGATTCGAACTTGAGCTTGCCGTAGACGCTCTCGCCTTCGACCCGGGCAATGACTTCCTTATAGCCGCCGTGCTCACCCTCGTTTTCCGAGAGGATCTCCAGCCGCCAGCCACGCCGCTCGGCGTAACGGGAATACATGCGGAACAGGTCGCCGGAGAAGATCGCCGCCTCGTCGCCGCCAGTACCGGCGCGGATTTCCAGAAACACGTTGCGACCGTCGTTGGGGTCCTTGGGCAGCAGCATGCGCTGCAGGCTGCTTTCCAGTTCGGCCAGTTGTTCCTTGGCCTCGCGCACTTCCTCGGCGGCCATTTCCCGCAGGTCCGGGTCGTTGTCCTTGAGCAGCGCCTGGGCGCCTTCAAGGTCCGCCTGGACCTTGAGCACCTGTTTATAAGTAGCCACGATCGGCTCGACTTCCGCGTATTCCTTGGAATAGGCGCGGAACTTGGCCTGATCGGAAATGACCTCAGCATCGCCGAGCAAGGCGGTCAGTTCCTCGAAACGGTCCTGGAGAATGTCCAGCTTACTGAGCAGTGACGCTTTCATTACGGGGTTTTATCCGATGAGCCCTCACCGAGGGCAAAGAGTTCTTGGGCCATGGCCAGCGCATCGAGGCGGCCTTCGGCGGAGAGCTTTTTCAACTGCACGCTCGGCGCGTGCAACAGTTTA
The DNA window shown above is from Pseudomonas protegens CHA0 and carries:
- the prfA gene encoding peptide chain release factor 1, with the translated sequence MKASLLSKLDILQDRFEELTALLGDAEVISDQAKFRAYSKEYAEVEPIVATYKQVLKVQADLEGAQALLKDNDPDLREMAAEEVREAKEQLAELESSLQRMLLPKDPNDGRNVFLEIRAGTGGDEAAIFSGDLFRMYSRYAERRGWRLEILSENEGEHGGYKEVIARVEGESVYGKLKFESGAHRVQRVPATESQGRIHTSACTVAVLPEPDEQEAIEINPADLRIDTYRSSGAGGQHVNKTDSAIRITHIPSGIVVECQEERSQHKNRARAMSWLSAKLNDQQTSAAANAIASERKLLVGSGDRSERIRTYNFPQGRVTDHRINLTLYSLDEILAGGVEAVIEPLLAEYQADQLAALGE